One Haloarchaeobius amylolyticus DNA window includes the following coding sequences:
- a CDS encoding RNA-guided endonuclease InsQ/TnpB family protein encodes MEVVRNIQVKLDVPEDAHSVLDETFEQFRQAAQYVANTGWSDDPTQIEDTKNTLHGQTYADVREQTSLQASLVQSARNLAADALGNCKDRILEDGKKASKPEFRGSVVVYNGRTITYHDDHVTLATVDDRVTAEFVMPEDDEGTPFAEYWTPEWERKESTLHERDGTYYLHVAVEKEVEPSSADSGDEQTENGVVLGVDLNVDGYLAVTSTGAFYGNADHLNHKRDEYERRRGNLQQTGTRSAHLTIKGIGSRFARWSADYLHRVSKAIVREAVENDCTAIGFENLKHIRERISNASKFQQWAFRELQQHVEYKAEEEGIDVDDVSPAYTSQRCSHGKCGFTHEANRDGDEFECLKCGKELHADYNAARNIGWRLVQHWLKSGAGRATSQLALKSGTLNANGRFRPTALRS; translated from the coding sequence ATGGAGGTCGTCCGCAACATCCAAGTAAAGCTCGACGTTCCCGAGGACGCCCATAGCGTTCTCGATGAGACGTTCGAGCAGTTCCGACAAGCGGCTCAGTACGTCGCAAACACTGGATGGAGCGACGACCCTACCCAGATCGAGGACACAAAGAACACGCTCCACGGCCAAACCTACGCTGACGTTCGGGAGCAAACCAGTCTGCAAGCCAGTCTCGTCCAATCCGCCCGCAACCTCGCCGCAGACGCACTCGGCAACTGCAAAGACCGTATTCTCGAGGACGGCAAGAAAGCCAGCAAGCCTGAGTTTCGTGGAAGCGTCGTCGTGTACAACGGGCGTACCATCACTTACCACGACGACCACGTCACCCTCGCCACCGTGGACGACCGCGTGACGGCCGAGTTCGTCATGCCCGAAGACGACGAGGGCACACCGTTCGCGGAGTATTGGACGCCAGAGTGGGAACGCAAGGAATCCACGCTCCACGAACGGGACGGCACGTACTACCTCCACGTCGCAGTCGAGAAAGAAGTCGAACCTTCGTCTGCTGATTCTGGCGACGAGCAGACCGAGAACGGAGTGGTTCTCGGCGTCGATTTAAACGTGGACGGCTACCTCGCTGTCACCAGTACGGGAGCATTCTATGGCAACGCAGACCACCTTAACCACAAGCGCGACGAGTACGAGCGTCGGCGCGGTAACCTGCAACAGACGGGCACTCGCTCCGCACACCTCACTATCAAGGGCATCGGCTCGCGGTTCGCACGGTGGAGCGCCGACTACCTCCACCGCGTGTCGAAGGCTATCGTCCGTGAAGCCGTAGAGAACGATTGCACTGCAATCGGGTTCGAGAACCTGAAACATATCCGCGAGCGTATCTCGAACGCCAGCAAGTTCCAGCAGTGGGCGTTCCGCGAACTCCAACAACACGTCGAATACAAAGCCGAAGAAGAAGGCATCGATGTGGATGACGTTTCGCCTGCCTATACGAGTCAGCGATGCAGTCACGGTAAGTGCGGATTCACGCACGAAGCCAACCGCGACGGTGATGAGTTCGAGTGTCTGAAGTGTGGGAAAGAACTGCACGCCGACTACAACGCCGCCCGGAATATCGGGTGGCGTCTTGTCCAGCACTGGCTCAAGTCTGGTGCTGGACGGGCCACCAGTCAACTGGCTCTGAAGTCAGGGACGCTGAACGCGAACGGTCGATTCCGACCTACTGCCCTTCGCAGTTAG
- a CDS encoding CBS domain-containing protein → MPRDLYNCTAAELATHSVEHLDQDTPPSDAAAWLDENGYDAAPVYADDDPVGFLHEDDVTTDDGGDSLENQLTPLTIDYMISGDTSFTDVLSALIEQPVYFLGGHNHVTGILTRADLNTAPARIYLFDRITYLEEHLRELILDKKPDWKNTPVTADELDDIEDRYEDAQAANVALDELHYAQFSTIETIATSVDTCWQTCGFSTKGGADSRLHEVTELRNDVAHANLLVENTDSNEFLSSGRTTENLHNTLETIHDVLSNLQDAGYDPGNDKSK, encoded by the coding sequence ATGCCCCGGGACCTCTACAACTGCACTGCGGCCGAACTCGCAACCCACTCTGTTGAACACCTTGATCAGGACACGCCACCAAGCGACGCCGCCGCGTGGCTTGATGAGAACGGCTACGACGCCGCTCCAGTCTACGCTGACGACGATCCAGTCGGATTCCTTCACGAAGACGACGTCACGACCGATGACGGCGGTGACAGCCTGGAGAATCAACTCACCCCGCTGACCATCGATTACATGATCAGCGGCGACACATCGTTCACAGACGTTCTTTCCGCACTCATCGAGCAACCCGTCTACTTCCTCGGCGGCCACAACCACGTCACCGGAATCCTCACCCGCGCCGATCTCAACACCGCCCCCGCACGCATCTACCTCTTCGACCGGATCACCTACCTCGAAGAACACCTCCGCGAACTCATCCTGGACAAGAAACCGGACTGGAAAAACACACCAGTCACTGCAGACGAACTCGACGACATCGAAGATCGGTACGAAGACGCACAAGCTGCCAACGTCGCCTTAGACGAACTCCACTACGCTCAATTCTCCACGATCGAAACGATCGCCACCAGCGTCGACACCTGCTGGCAAACCTGTGGCTTCTCCACGAAAGGCGGTGCAGACTCTCGACTCCACGAAGTCACTGAACTGCGCAACGACGTCGCACATGCTAATCTCCTAGTCGAGAACACGGACAGTAACGAGTTCCTTAGCAGTGGCCGTACCACAGAAAATCTCCACAATACTCTCGAGACCATCCACGACGTTCTCTCGAACCTCCAGGACGCAGGGTACGACCCAGGGAACGACAAAAGCAAGTAA
- a CDS encoding RNA-guided endonuclease InsQ/TnpB family protein: MAIEVTRTYVGSIRNHRQVCDGLDSLGDSASKIWNVARWTADRIWDATSEIPNEGVLKSYMKNHSCWKDLNAQSSQKVIEELSDAFQSWFDLRQRDPEANPPGYRKHGDQRPRSTVTFKEDGFKHDPENNRVRLSKGKNLKEYWSDFLLCEYQTRPDIDLSEVNSVQNVRAVWNGDEWELHFVCKVKLETNASAGDEVAGIDLGIKNIATVAFPDEYVLYPGNSLKQDKHYFKQAEYDTEGENGPSEKSMWARQKLADRETHFYHTLTDTIITECIERGVGTLAVSWPEDVRESDWGKTGNKKLHSWAFDRIYQYLEYKGEIRGVDVLKENEWNTSKTCSRCGDATKSNRVERGLYVCSSCGLVGNADCNGAENMRQKITPSPHGEDRSNGCVAQPSTHLFDRESGTFCTREQVVS, encoded by the coding sequence ATGGCGATTGAGGTCACTCGAACTTATGTTGGTTCTATTCGGAACCACCGGCAGGTCTGCGATGGCCTCGATTCGCTCGGAGACTCCGCCTCGAAGATCTGGAACGTCGCACGATGGACAGCAGACCGAATTTGGGATGCAACCAGCGAAATCCCAAACGAAGGTGTGCTGAAATCGTATATGAAAAACCATTCGTGCTGGAAAGACTTGAACGCGCAATCTAGTCAGAAAGTCATTGAAGAACTCTCTGACGCTTTCCAGTCGTGGTTCGACCTGCGACAGAGAGACCCAGAGGCGAATCCGCCCGGCTACCGCAAACACGGTGACCAACGACCACGTAGTACGGTCACGTTCAAAGAAGACGGATTCAAACACGACCCTGAGAACAACCGCGTCCGACTCAGCAAGGGAAAGAACCTCAAAGAGTATTGGTCAGACTTTCTGCTCTGCGAGTACCAGACCCGCCCTGATATTGACCTTTCGGAAGTCAACAGCGTACAGAATGTTCGTGCCGTCTGGAACGGTGACGAGTGGGAACTGCACTTCGTCTGCAAAGTCAAGCTCGAGACGAACGCTTCAGCAGGCGACGAAGTTGCAGGCATCGACCTTGGCATCAAGAACATCGCCACGGTCGCGTTCCCTGATGAATACGTGCTGTATCCGGGCAACTCGCTCAAGCAAGACAAGCACTACTTCAAGCAGGCCGAGTACGACACTGAAGGTGAGAACGGCCCATCAGAGAAGTCGATGTGGGCACGTCAGAAACTCGCTGACCGCGAGACGCACTTCTACCACACTCTCACGGACACCATCATCACCGAGTGTATCGAACGTGGTGTCGGCACGCTCGCGGTGAGTTGGCCTGAAGACGTACGGGAATCCGATTGGGGCAAGACCGGCAACAAGAAACTGCACTCGTGGGCGTTCGACCGCATCTACCAGTACCTCGAATACAAAGGCGAGATTCGAGGAGTCGATGTGCTGAAGGAAAACGAGTGGAACACCTCGAAAACGTGCTCGCGGTGTGGTGACGCCACAAAGTCGAACCGTGTCGAACGTGGGCTGTACGTCTGCTCGTCATGCGGGTTGGTCGGGAACGCGGATTGTAACGGGGCGGAGAATATGCGCCAGAAGATAACTCCGAGTCCTCACGGTGAGGATAGGAGTAACGGCTGTGTGGCACAGCCATCGACCCACTTGTTCGACCGCGAGAGCGGGACGTTTTGCACGAGAGAGCAAGTCGTGTCGTAG
- a CDS encoding ComEC/Rec2 family competence protein, whose translation MSETIEAHILNVGLGSSNLFVCPDGDVGVIDIEGGSLGKRISRSATQYLKKYITEVVKINSASTEIPKLFGTHSDIDHFGHTELLEQLPIQSVYFPTQIRTKNQVSRGIADTLDEVMAAGYSPRKLSNTYSEDLLPDSNAKMYAVSPPSNPSSPVNKNDNSLCLIFSYEEKTILFPGDIEERGVDWVTSDTRTKGIDCLVAPHHGSGTVDYSSLLEHCDPDYIFVSSAHEYHDKRYDHPSRKFLNDAKRYGCEVFWTAVHGNIVATTDGSEWRVKSQQNYSTDPDKLGDCAVDEADLCAFDDALVSGYPESF comes from the coding sequence ATGAGTGAAACAATTGAGGCGCATATTTTGAATGTGGGACTAGGTAGTAGTAATCTATTTGTTTGCCCTGACGGCGACGTTGGAGTAATTGATATTGAAGGAGGATCTCTAGGCAAACGGATATCCAGATCAGCTACGCAGTATTTAAAGAAATATATAACTGAAGTTGTCAAAATAAACTCTGCTAGCACTGAGATCCCGAAACTCTTTGGGACACACTCTGATATCGACCATTTCGGTCATACCGAACTTTTGGAGCAACTACCGATCCAGTCCGTATATTTTCCGACCCAAATAAGAACAAAGAACCAAGTTAGCCGAGGGATTGCTGACACGCTCGACGAGGTAATGGCTGCGGGTTACAGCCCTCGAAAGCTGTCCAACACATATTCAGAGGACTTACTACCAGACAGCAATGCGAAGATGTACGCCGTTTCTCCACCTTCCAACCCATCCTCACCGGTGAATAAAAATGACAACAGCCTCTGCCTCATATTTTCATATGAGGAGAAGACGATCCTATTCCCTGGAGATATTGAAGAACGTGGTGTAGATTGGGTCACAAGCGATACAAGAACAAAAGGAATCGATTGTCTGGTCGCACCTCATCATGGGAGTGGTACAGTGGATTATTCATCGCTGCTCGAACACTGTGATCCCGACTATATATTTGTCTCTAGCGCACACGAGTACCACGATAAGAGGTATGACCACCCAAGTAGGAAATTCTTGAATGATGCTAAGAGGTACGGTTGTGAAGTGTTTTGGACTGCTGTACATGGTAACATCGTCGCAACCACAGATGGCTCTGAATGGAGGGTGAAGTCACAGCAAAACTATTCGACAGATCCTGACAAACTAGGCGACTGTGCCGTAGATGAGGCCGACCTCTGTGCGTTCGATGATGCACTGGTGAGCGGTTACCCAGAAAGTTTCTAA